A window from Barnesiella propionica encodes these proteins:
- the fusA gene encoding elongation factor G: protein MAKSDAHLKYTRNIGIMAHIDAGKTTTSERILFYTGLTHKIGEVHDGAATMDWMEQEQERGITITSAATTTFWNYGNEKFKINLIDTPGHVDFTVEVERSLRVLDGAVAAFCAVGGVEPQSETVWRQADKYNVPRLGYVNKMDRSGANFFEVVRQLKDVLGANPCPIQIPIGAEETFKGVVDLITMKALYWHDETMGADYSEEEIPASLKEEAEEWRDKMLEKIAECDDALMEKYFSDPSTITEDEIRAAIRKGTLAMEIVPMICGSSFKNKGVQKLLDAVCAFLPSPIDTAAVVGHAIDDPEKEIVRNPSFDQPMCALAFKIATDPYVGRLCFFRVYSGEIEAGSYIYNSRSGKKERISRLFQMHSNKQNPKESIECGDIGAGVGFKDIRTGDTLCAENAPIVLEAMDFPDPVIGIAVEPKTQKDLDKLGVGLQKLAEEDPTFRVQTNEETGQTVISGMGELHLDIIIDRLKREFKVECNQGRPQVTYKEAITKPVELREVFKKQTGGRGKFADIIVRVEPADDSFEGTLQFVDEVKGGNIPKEFIPSVQKGFTNAMKNGVLAGYPLDRLKVTLLDGSFHPVDSDQLSFELCAIQAFKKASEKAGPVLMEPIMKIEVVTPEESMGDVISDLNKRRGQVEGMESSRSGARVVKAKAPLAEMFGYVTALRTITSGRATSTMTFSHYEVVSASIAKSVLTEANGRVDLL, encoded by the coding sequence TTACTTCTGCTGCTACCACTACTTTCTGGAATTACGGTAATGAAAAATTTAAAATCAATCTGATTGACACTCCGGGACACGTTGACTTCACCGTAGAGGTAGAACGTTCCTTGCGTGTGCTTGACGGTGCTGTTGCTGCATTTTGTGCTGTAGGTGGTGTAGAACCTCAGTCCGAAACAGTTTGGCGCCAAGCAGATAAATATAATGTTCCCCGTCTCGGTTATGTAAATAAAATGGACCGTTCGGGTGCAAATTTCTTTGAAGTGGTTCGCCAGCTCAAAGATGTATTGGGGGCAAACCCTTGTCCTATTCAGATTCCTATCGGTGCTGAAGAAACTTTTAAAGGTGTAGTCGATTTGATTACGATGAAAGCTCTTTACTGGCATGATGAAACTATGGGTGCTGATTATAGCGAAGAGGAAATTCCTGCCAGCCTGAAAGAAGAAGCTGAAGAATGGAGAGATAAAATGTTAGAAAAGATCGCCGAATGTGACGATGCTTTGATGGAAAAATATTTTAGCGATCCATCTACTATTACTGAAGATGAAATACGTGCTGCTATACGCAAAGGAACTTTGGCTATGGAAATCGTTCCTATGATATGCGGTTCTTCTTTCAAAAATAAAGGTGTTCAGAAACTGTTGGATGCAGTTTGTGCATTCCTTCCAAGTCCTATCGATACGGCTGCTGTAGTGGGTCATGCAATCGATGATCCTGAAAAAGAAATCGTAAGAAATCCTTCTTTCGATCAGCCGATGTGTGCTTTGGCATTTAAGATCGCTACCGACCCCTATGTAGGACGCCTTTGCTTCTTCCGTGTATATTCTGGAGAAATTGAAGCCGGTTCATACATATATAACTCTCGTTCCGGTAAAAAAGAACGTATTTCCCGTTTATTCCAGATGCATTCGAACAAACAGAATCCGAAAGAATCTATCGAATGTGGAGATATAGGTGCAGGAGTAGGTTTTAAAGATATTCGTACAGGTGATACGTTGTGTGCGGAAAATGCTCCTATCGTACTTGAAGCTATGGACTTCCCCGATCCCGTTATCGGTATTGCTGTTGAGCCTAAAACGCAAAAAGATCTTGATAAGTTAGGTGTAGGTTTGCAGAAATTGGCTGAGGAAGATCCCACTTTCCGTGTACAGACAAATGAAGAAACAGGACAGACGGTAATTAGTGGTATGGGTGAGCTTCACTTGGATATTATTATCGACCGTTTGAAGCGTGAATTTAAAGTAGAATGTAATCAAGGACGTCCTCAGGTTACCTATAAGGAGGCTATTACCAAGCCTGTTGAGTTGCGTGAAGTGTTTAAAAAGCAAACAGGTGGACGTGGTAAATTTGCCGATATTATTGTACGTGTTGAACCTGCTGACGATTCATTTGAAGGAACATTGCAATTTGTAGATGAAGTAAAGGGAGGTAATATCCCTAAAGAATTCATTCCTTCGGTACAAAAAGGTTTCACCAATGCTATGAAAAATGGTGTTTTGGCTGGATATCCTTTAGATCGTCTTAAAGTTACCTTGTTAGATGGTTCGTTTCACCCGGTTGACTCGGATCAGTTGTCTTTCGAGCTTTGTGCTATTCAGGCATTTAAGAAAGCTTCTGAAAAGGCAGGTCCTGTGTTGATGGAACCTATCATGAAAATAGAAGTGGTTACTCCGGAAGAAAGTATGGGTGATGTGATTTCCGACCTTAATAAACGTCGTGGGCAAGTTGAAGGTATGGAGTCGAGCCGTTCGGGTGCACGTGTCGTAAAGGCAAAAGCTCCTTTGGCCGAGATGTTCGGTTATGTGACCGCTTTACGTACAATCACTTCGGGGCGTGCAACCTCTACTATGACGTTCTCTCACTACGAAGTAGTAAGTGCGTCGATCGCTAAGTCTGTATTGACCGAAGCTAACGGTAGAGTAGATTTGTTGTAA
- the rpsJ gene encoding 30S ribosomal protein S10, which yields MSQKIRIKLKSYDHNLVDKSAEKIVKTVKATGAVVSGPIPLPTHKRIFTVNRSTFVNKKSREQFELSSFKRLIDIYSSTAKTVDALMKLELPSGVEVEIKV from the coding sequence ATGAGCCAAAAAATCAGAATTAAATTAAAATCTTACGATCACAACTTGGTTGATAAATCGGCTGAGAAGATTGTTAAGACGGTGAAAGCTACAGGTGCAGTAGTAAGCGGTCCTATACCCCTCCCTACCCACAAACGTATTTTCACTGTAAACCGTTCGACTTTTGTAAATAAAAAGTCAAGAGAACAGTTCGAATTGTCTTCATTCAAGCGGTTAATCGACATCTACAGCTCTACTGCAAAAACAGTAGATGCATTGATGAAGTTGGAGTTGCCCAGTGGAGTGGAAGTAGAAATTAAAGTGTGA
- the rplC gene encoding 50S ribosomal protein L3: MPGLLGKKIGMTSVFSADGKNVPCTVIEVGPCVVTQLKTIENDGYEAVQVGFVDKKDKHTTKPEAGHFKKAGVTPKRHLAEFKGFETSYNLGDTITVDLFEGTEYVDVIGTSKGKGFQGVVKRHGFGGVGQSTHGQHNRLRAPGSIGACSYPARVFKGTRMAGQTGGDRVTVQNLQVLKVMPEHNLLLIKGSVPGSKGSIVIIEK, encoded by the coding sequence ATGCCAGGATTATTAGGAAAAAAAATCGGAATGACATCCGTTTTCAGTGCCGATGGTAAAAATGTTCCATGCACTGTTATCGAAGTTGGTCCTTGTGTAGTTACTCAACTGAAAACCATTGAAAATGATGGTTATGAAGCTGTACAGGTGGGTTTTGTTGATAAAAAAGACAAACACACTACCAAACCGGAAGCCGGACACTTCAAAAAAGCTGGAGTAACACCCAAGAGACACTTGGCCGAGTTCAAAGGTTTTGAAACAAGCTACAATTTAGGTGATACAATCACAGTTGACTTGTTCGAAGGTACCGAATATGTAGATGTAATCGGTACATCAAAGGGTAAAGGTTTCCAGGGTGTAGTAAAACGTCATGGTTTCGGTGGTGTAGGTCAGTCTACTCACGGTCAGCATAACCGTTTACGTGCCCCCGGTTCTATAGGTGCATGTTCTTATCCTGCCCGTGTGTTCAAAGGAACTCGTATGGCTGGTCAGACAGGTGGCGACAGAGTAACTGTACAAAACCTTCAAGTGTTAAAAGTAATGCCGGAACACAATCTTTTGCTTATCAAAGGATCGGTACCGGGAAGTAAAGGTTCAATCGTAATAATTGAAAAATAA
- the rplD gene encoding 50S ribosomal protein L4: protein MELSVYNIKGEDTGKKVALSDAVFGIEPNEHAIYLDVKQFLANSRQGTHKSKERSEVSGSTRKLKKQKGTGGARSGDINSPVMVGGGRVFGPKPRDYRFKLNKKVKNLARKSALTFKAQENAIIVVEDFTFEAPKTKEFVSLAKNLQVADKKLLLVLADQNKSVYLSARNLANAKVVTVSELNTYKVLDNNALVLTESSLAVINNL, encoded by the coding sequence ATGGAACTGAGCGTATATAACATTAAAGGTGAGGACACGGGAAAGAAAGTTGCCTTGAGCGATGCCGTTTTTGGCATTGAGCCCAATGAACATGCTATTTATCTGGACGTAAAACAGTTTTTAGCAAACTCTCGCCAGGGAACTCACAAGTCGAAAGAAAGAAGCGAAGTATCGGGAAGTACCCGTAAGCTGAAAAAGCAAAAAGGTACGGGAGGAGCTCGTAGTGGTGATATCAACTCGCCGGTTATGGTAGGTGGAGGACGCGTATTCGGCCCTAAACCACGTGATTATCGTTTTAAATTGAATAAAAAAGTAAAAAATTTGGCTCGTAAGAGTGCATTGACATTTAAGGCTCAGGAAAATGCAATTATCGTAGTCGAAGATTTTACTTTCGAAGCTCCTAAAACTAAAGAATTTGTTAGCTTGGCTAAAAACCTGCAAGTAGCTGATAAAAAGTTACTTTTAGTTTTAGCAGACCAAAATAAAAGCGTATATTTGTCCGCTCGTAATTTAGCAAACGCAAAAGTAGTGACAGTTTCTGAACTCAATACGTACAAGGTGTTGGATAACAATGCTTTGGTTCTTACCGAGAGCTCATTGGCTGTTATTAATAATCTTTAA
- the rplW gene encoding 50S ribosomal protein L23, with amino-acid sequence MKVIIKPIVTEKMTALGEKLNRYGFCVDPRANKLQIKKAVEDLYGVTVKAVNTMNYNGKNKSRYTKSGLIQGRTAAYKKAMVTLKEGETIDFYSNI; translated from the coding sequence ATGAAAGTGATAATAAAACCTATCGTGACGGAGAAAATGACCGCATTAGGCGAAAAGCTTAACCGCTACGGCTTTTGTGTGGATCCGCGAGCAAATAAGCTGCAGATAAAGAAAGCAGTGGAAGATTTATACGGTGTAACCGTAAAAGCAGTAAATACGATGAACTATAACGGAAAAAACAAGAGCCGTTATACCAAATCTGGTCTTATACAAGGACGTACTGCAGCTTATAAGAAAGCTATGGTTACATTAAAAGAAGGTGAAACTATTGATTTTTATAGCAATATTTAA
- the rplB gene encoding 50S ribosomal protein L2 — protein sequence MAVRKLKPTTPGQRHKIIGAFDKITASAPEKSLVVGTKKSGGRNNEGHRTMRYIGGGHKRKFRFIDFKRRKDGVPATVKAIEYDPNRSARIALLYYVDGEKSYIIAPNGLEVGATVMSGENAAPEIGNALPLKNIPIGTVIHNIELRPGQGAFMVRSAGTFAQLTSREGDYAIIKLPSGETRKILATCKATIGSVGNSDHALERSGKAGRSRWLGRRPRNRGVTMNPVDHPMGGGEGRSSGGHPRSRKGLYAKGLKTRAPKKHSSKYIIERRKK from the coding sequence ATGGCAGTACGTAAATTAAAGCCCACAACACCGGGGCAGAGACACAAAATTATTGGTGCATTTGATAAAATCACTGCTAGTGCGCCAGAAAAGTCTCTTGTAGTAGGTACAAAAAAATCGGGTGGACGTAACAACGAAGGGCATAGAACTATGCGCTATATTGGTGGCGGACACAAACGTAAATTCAGATTTATTGACTTCAAGAGAAGAAAAGACGGTGTGCCGGCAACAGTAAAAGCAATTGAGTACGATCCTAATCGTTCGGCTCGTATCGCTTTATTATATTATGTTGACGGTGAAAAGAGTTATATTATTGCACCCAACGGCTTAGAAGTGGGAGCAACTGTAATGTCTGGCGAAAATGCTGCACCTGAGATAGGTAATGCATTGCCATTGAAAAACATTCCTATCGGTACGGTAATTCATAATATTGAATTACGTCCGGGGCAGGGAGCTTTCATGGTTCGTTCGGCGGGTACTTTTGCTCAATTGACTTCGAGAGAAGGAGATTACGCAATTATCAAATTACCTTCAGGTGAAACGAGGAAGATACTTGCTACATGTAAAGCTACTATCGGTAGCGTAGGAAACTCCGACCACGCATTGGAAAGATCTGGAAAAGCAGGTCGTTCTCGCTGGTTGGGCCGTCGTCCTCGCAACAGAGGTGTTACGATGAACCCGGTAGATCACCCGATGGGTGGTGGTGAAGGCCGTTCATCAGGAGGACATCCAAGATCTCGTAAAGGCTTGTATGCAAAGGGTCTTAAGACGAGAGCTCCGAAGAAGCATTCTTCAAAGTATATTATTGAAAGAAGGAAAAAGTAA
- the rpsS gene encoding 30S ribosomal protein S19, translating to MSRSLKKGPYISVKLDKKVAAMEATGKKSVIKTWSRASMISPDFVGHTFAVHNGNKFIPVYVTENMVGHKLGEFAPTRNFRGHGGNKKK from the coding sequence ATGAGTCGTTCATTAAAAAAAGGCCCATATATCAGTGTGAAGCTGGATAAAAAAGTAGCTGCCATGGAGGCAACAGGCAAAAAGTCTGTTATTAAGACATGGTCGCGTGCATCTATGATTTCTCCGGATTTCGTAGGTCATACTTTTGCAGTTCACAATGGTAATAAATTTATTCCCGTGTACGTTACCGAAAACATGGTAGGTCACAAGTTGGGCGAATTTGCCCCTACTCGTAACTTCCGTGGTCATGGTGGTAACAAGAAAAAATAA
- the rplV gene encoding 50S ribosomal protein L22, with amino-acid sequence MGARKRISAEKRKEAQKTQYFAKLNNVPTSPRKMRLVADMVRGMEVFKALGVLKFSNKEASARLEKLLRSAIANWENKNERKAENGELFITEIYVDAAAMLKRLRPAPQGRGYRIRKRSNHVTLFVDTMSKNDNKN; translated from the coding sequence ATGGGTGCAAGAAAAAGAATATCAGCCGAAAAAAGGAAGGAAGCCCAGAAAACTCAGTATTTTGCTAAGTTAAATAATGTTCCTACTTCTCCCCGTAAAATGCGTCTTGTCGCAGATATGGTAAGAGGAATGGAAGTATTCAAAGCTCTTGGCGTACTTAAGTTTTCTAACAAGGAAGCTTCTGCAAGACTGGAGAAATTGTTACGTTCTGCCATTGCCAATTGGGAGAATAAAAACGAACGTAAGGCCGAAAACGGAGAACTTTTCATTACAGAAATCTATGTAGATGCTGCTGCAATGTTGAAAAGACTGCGTCCGGCTCCTCAGGGCAGAGGATACAGAATTCGTAAACGTTCGAACCACGTAACTTTGTTTGTTGACACAATGAGTAAAAACGATAACAAAAATTAA
- the rpsC gene encoding 30S ribosomal protein S3 has translation MGQKVNPISNRLGIIRGWDSNWYGGKNYGDTLLEDSKIRKYLSARLAKASVSRIVIERTLKLITITVCTARPGIIIGKGGQEVDKLKEELKKITDKDVQINIYEVKRPELDAEIVASNIARQIEGKIAYRRAVKMAIASTMRMGAEGIKVQVSGRLNGAEMARSEMYKEGRTPLHTLRADIDYALAEALTKVGLIGVKVWICRGEVYGKKDLAPAFTNNAKESRGGNNGGAPKKGFRKQKTNR, from the coding sequence ATGGGACAGAAAGTAAATCCGATAAGTAACCGTTTGGGAATCATCAGAGGATGGGATTCTAACTGGTATGGCGGCAAAAACTATGGAGATACCCTGCTGGAGGATAGCAAAATCCGCAAGTATCTCAGCGCCCGTCTTGCAAAAGCGAGCGTGTCACGTATAGTGATTGAACGCACATTGAAACTGATAACAATTACGGTTTGTACTGCAAGACCGGGTATTATCATCGGTAAAGGAGGTCAGGAAGTTGATAAACTTAAAGAAGAACTCAAGAAAATTACCGATAAAGATGTACAGATCAATATTTATGAAGTAAAAAGACCTGAACTCGATGCCGAAATCGTTGCAAGCAATATAGCTCGCCAAATCGAAGGTAAAATAGCTTACCGTCGTGCCGTTAAAATGGCTATTGCTTCTACTATGCGTATGGGGGCAGAGGGAATTAAAGTTCAAGTATCAGGACGTTTGAATGGAGCTGAAATGGCTCGTTCGGAAATGTATAAAGAAGGAAGAACACCTCTTCATACGTTGCGTGCCGATATTGACTATGCTTTAGCTGAAGCATTGACAAAGGTAGGTTTAATTGGTGTTAAGGTTTGGATTTGCCGTGGTGAAGTTTACGGTAAAAAAGACTTGGCTCCAGCCTTTACAAACAATGCGAAGGAGTCTCGTGGCGGTAACAATGGCGGTGCCCCCAAAAAAGGCTTCAGAAAACAAAAAACGAATCGTTAA
- the rplP gene encoding 50S ribosomal protein L16 produces MLQPKKTKFRRQQKGRMKGYAQRGNQLAFGSFGIKCLQSKWITGRQIEAARVAVTRYMQRQGQIWIRIFPDKPITKKPAEVRMGKGKGSPEGFVAPVTPGRVLIEVEGVPFEVAKEALRLAAQKLPVTTKFIVRRDYDASQNV; encoded by the coding sequence ATGTTACAACCGAAGAAGACAAAATTCAGAAGGCAACAGAAAGGGCGTATGAAAGGTTACGCTCAAAGAGGTAATCAGTTGGCCTTCGGTTCTTTTGGTATAAAATGTTTGCAATCGAAATGGATAACCGGACGTCAGATAGAAGCTGCCCGTGTCGCTGTTACCCGTTATATGCAACGTCAAGGTCAGATCTGGATCAGAATTTTCCCGGATAAACCGATTACCAAAAAACCAGCAGAAGTACGTATGGGTAAAGGAAAAGGTTCGCCTGAAGGATTCGTGGCTCCTGTTACCCCTGGTAGAGTTTTAATCGAGGTCGAAGGTGTTCCTTTTGAAGTAGCGAAAGAAGCTTTGCGTCTGGCTGCACAAAAATTGCCGGTGACTACTAAGTTTATAGTTCGTCGTGACTACGATGCAAGTCAAAATGTGTAA
- the rpmC gene encoding 50S ribosomal protein L29: protein MKKAEIKELGSKELAERLDAAVVALNQLEINHSVSPLDSPAKITKERRMIARMKCELRKRELNKQ from the coding sequence ATGAAGAAAGCAGAAATCAAAGAATTGGGTTCCAAGGAATTGGCTGAAAGACTGGACGCTGCAGTCGTAGCTCTCAACCAGTTGGAAATAAATCATAGTGTTTCTCCCTTGGACAGTCCTGCTAAGATAACCAAAGAACGCAGGATGATTGCGCGCATGAAATGTGAGTTGCGCAAAAGAGAACTTAATAAACAATAA
- the rpsQ gene encoding 30S ribosomal protein S17, translating to MEKRNLRKERVGVVSSNKMEKTITVAVKWKEKHPIYGKFVSKTKKYHAHDEKNECNIGDTVRLMETRPLSKTKRWRLVEIIERAK from the coding sequence ATGGAAAAAAGAAATTTAAGAAAAGAGAGAGTTGGGGTTGTTAGCAGCAATAAAATGGAAAAGACCATTACCGTTGCCGTTAAATGGAAAGAAAAACACCCCATTTATGGTAAGTTCGTTAGTAAAACGAAAAAATACCATGCTCACGACGAAAAAAACGAGTGTAACATTGGCGATACAGTGAGATTGATGGAAACTCGTCCTCTGAGCAAAACAAAAAGATGGAGATTAGTAGAAATAATCGAAAGAGCTAAGTAA
- the rplN gene encoding 50S ribosomal protein L14: MIQQESRLTVADNSGAKEALCIRVLGGTGRRYASVGDIIVVAIKSVIPSSDVKKGTVSKAVVVRTKKEIRRQDGSYIRFDDNACVLLNGAGEIRGSRIFGPVARELRATNMKIVSLAPEVL, encoded by the coding sequence ATGATACAACAAGAATCAAGACTTACAGTAGCCGATAACAGCGGAGCAAAGGAAGCTCTTTGTATTCGCGTGTTAGGTGGTACAGGCCGTCGATATGCTTCCGTAGGAGATATTATAGTAGTTGCTATAAAAAGTGTTATCCCTTCGAGCGATGTAAAAAAAGGTACTGTATCTAAAGCCGTTGTAGTACGTACGAAAAAAGAAATCCGTCGTCAGGATGGTTCTTATATTCGTTTCGATGACAACGCATGTGTATTATTGAATGGCGCTGGCGAAATCAGAGGTAGCCGTATTTTCGGACCGGTGGCGAGAGAATTACGTGCAACCAATATGAAAATAGTTTCGTTGGCTCCTGAAGTACTTTAA
- the rplX gene encoding 50S ribosomal protein L24 yields MSKLHIKKGDTVYVNAGSDKGRTGRVLSVLVKENRAIVEGINMVSKSTKPNAKNPQGGIVKKEAPLHISNLNLLDPKTQKPTRIGRKRNEEGVLVRYSKKSGEEIK; encoded by the coding sequence ATGAGTAAATTACACATTAAAAAGGGTGATACCGTATATGTAAACGCCGGAAGTGATAAAGGAAGAACCGGTCGTGTTTTAAGCGTATTGGTAAAAGAAAACCGTGCGATCGTAGAAGGTATCAATATGGTGTCTAAGAGCACCAAACCTAATGCTAAGAATCCCCAGGGAGGTATAGTGAAAAAAGAAGCTCCTCTTCATATCTCAAATCTCAATCTGTTAGATCCGAAGACGCAAAAACCGACTCGTATCGGTCGTAAGAGAAATGAAGAAGGTGTTTTAGTGCGTTATTCTAAAAAATCAGGAGAGGAGATCAAATAA